The Patagioenas fasciata isolate bPatFas1 chromosome 3, bPatFas1.hap1, whole genome shotgun sequence genome contains a region encoding:
- the TRIM54 gene encoding tripartite motif-containing protein 54 isoform X1, producing the protein MNFAVGLKPLLAEARSMESLEKQLICPICLEMFTKPVVILPCQHNLCRKCANDVFQASNPLWQSRGSSAVPSGGRFRCPSCRHEVVLDRHGVYGLQRNLLVENIIDIYKQESARPLHAKAEQHLMCEEHEDERINIYCLRCEAPTCSLCKVFGAHKDCEVAPLPAVYQRQKVGALGGGCRRGWGAAHPTGPHTHPIPSQSELSDGIAMLVAGNDRIQAIITQMEEICHTIEENGRRQKQHLGLRFDSLYSILEERKKELLQSIAREQEEKVQHVRGLIRQYGDHLEASSKLVESAIQAMEEPQMAVYLQHSKELLKKIMDMSKVSMSSRPEPGYENMDHFSINVDYVAEMLRTIEFQTEPLGEDDGDGPGDGSEAAGEEERLDSLEAPEAVEDVGPRQKPASSPHGQH; encoded by the exons ATGAACTTCGCGGTGGGGCTGAAGCCGCTGCTGGCGGAGGCGCGGAGCATGGAGAGCCTGGAGAAGCAGCTCATCTGCCCCATCTGCCTGGAGATGTTCACCAAGCCCGTGGTCATCCTGCCCTGCCAGCACAACCTCTGCCGCAAGTGCGCCAACGACGTCTTCCAG GCCTCCAACCCGCTGTGGCAGTCGCGGGGCTCCAGCGCGGTCCCGTCGGGCGGCCGGTTCCGCTGCCCGTCGTGCCGCCACGAGGTGGTGCTGGACCGGCACGGCGTGTACGGGCTGCAGCGGAACCTGCTGGTGGAGAACATCATCGACATCTACAAGCAGGAGTCGGCCAG GCCCCTGCACGCCAAGGCGGAGCAGCACCTCATGTGCGAGGAGCACGAGGACGAGCGGATCAACATCTACTGCCTGCGCTGCGAggcgcccacctgctccctctgCAAGGTCTTCGGGGCGCACAAGGACTGCGAGGTCGCGCCACTGCCCGCCGTCTACCAGCGTCAGAAGGTGGGTGCCCTCGGAGGGGGATGtcgcaggggctggggggctgcccaTCCAACCGGCCCTCAcacccatcccatcccctcccagAGCGAGCTCAGTGATGGCATCGCCATGCTGGTGGCGGGGAACGACCGCATCCAGGCCATCATCACACAGATGGAGGAGATCTGCCACACCATCGAG GAGAACGGCCGGCGGCAGAAGCAGCACCTGGGGCTGCGCTTCGACTCGCTGTACAGCATCCTGGAGGAGCGGAagaaggagctgctgcagagcatcgcgcgggagcaggaggagaaggtgcagCACGTGCGGGGCCTCATCCGCCAGTACGGAGACCACCTGGAGGCCTCCTCCAAGCTGGTGGAGTCAGCCATCCAGGCCATGGAGGAGCCCCAGATGGCCGTGTACCTGcag CACTCCAAGGAGCTACTGAAGAA GATCATGGACATGTCCAAGGTGTCGATGAGCAGCCGCCCAGAGCCCGGCTACGAGAACATGGACCACTTCTCCATCAACGTGGACTATGTGGCTGAGATGCTGAGGACCATCGAGTTCCAGACAG AGCCGCTGGGTGAGGACGACGGGGACGGACCCGGGGACGGCAGCGAGGCCGCAGGGGAGGAGGAGcggctggacagcctggaggcgCCCGAAGCCGTGGAAG ATGTGGGGCCGAGGCAGAAGCCAGCGAGCTCCCCCCATG
- the DNAJC5G gene encoding dnaJ homolog subfamily C member 5G isoform X2 has translation MWDCDTAATASGAAGGPFVPARAQSGGQGLAGAVGAAGPGRGGRCRGAGPGRSVPPSRGAGAMAEAGRPQRKLSRVGESLYRVLGLQKGSSPEEIKKAYRKLALKYHPDKNPDDPEAAERFKEINSAHATLSDQEKRRLYDQYGSLGLYVAEQFGDDAVKHYFLLSKWWFRALALCCGALTCCCCCCCCCFCCGVCGPPKEDESYKYVDPKDLEAQMRAEDSGFRGVGDTAAWLCADPPIVAQPPPAGPEPLPSVSARTDA, from the exons ATGTGGGACTGTGACACGGCTGCCACCGCGTCCGGTGCGGCGGGGGGGCCGTTCGTGCCGGCGCGTGCGCAGAGCGGCGGGCAGGGCCTGGCCGGGGCGGTCGGtgctgcggggccgggccggggcggtcggtgccgcggggccgggccggggcggtcGGTGCCGCCGTCCCGGGGCGCGGGCGCCATGGCGGAGGCCGGGCGGCCGCAGCGGAAGCTGTCCCGGGTCGGGGAGAGCCTGTACCgcgtcctggggctgcagaagggcAGCTCCCCCGAGGAGATCAAGAAGGCCTATCG GAAGCTGGCGCTCAAGTACCACCCGGACAAGAACCCCGATGACCCGGAGGCCGCCGAGCGCTTCAAGGAGATCAACAGCGCCCACGCCACGCTGAGCGACCAGGAGAAGCGCCGGCTCTACGACCAGTACGGCTCGCTGGGGCTCTACGTGGCCGAGCAGTTCGGGGACGATGCCGTCAAGCACTATTTCCTCCTATCCAAGTGGTGGTTCCGG gccctggctctgtgctgcggtgccctcacctgctgctgctgctgctgctgctgctgcttctgctgcggGGTGTGCGGCCCGCCCAAGGAGGACGAGTCCTACAAGTACGTCGACCCCAAGGACCTGGAGGCGCAGATGCGCGCGGAGGACAGCG GTTTCCGTGGGGTGGGCGACACTGCTGCATGGCTGTGTGCTG ATCCACCCATTGTGGCACAGCCCCCACCAGCCGGCCCGGAGCCCTTGCCGTCTGTCAGCGCCAGGACCGATGCCTGA
- the DNAJC5G gene encoding dnaJ homolog subfamily C member 5G isoform X1 yields the protein MWDCDTAATASGAAGGPFVPARAQSGGQGLAGAVGAAGPGRGGRCRGAGPGRSVPPSRGAGAMAEAGRPQRKLSRVGESLYRVLGLQKGSSPEEIKKAYRKLALKYHPDKNPDDPEAAERFKEINSAHATLSDQEKRRLYDQYGSLGLYVAEQFGDDAVKHYFLLSKWWFRALALCCGALTCCCCCCCCCFCCGVCGPPKEDESYKYVDPKDLEAQMRAEDSDPPIVAQPPPAGPEPLPSVSARTDA from the exons ATGTGGGACTGTGACACGGCTGCCACCGCGTCCGGTGCGGCGGGGGGGCCGTTCGTGCCGGCGCGTGCGCAGAGCGGCGGGCAGGGCCTGGCCGGGGCGGTCGGtgctgcggggccgggccggggcggtcggtgccgcggggccgggccggggcggtcGGTGCCGCCGTCCCGGGGCGCGGGCGCCATGGCGGAGGCCGGGCGGCCGCAGCGGAAGCTGTCCCGGGTCGGGGAGAGCCTGTACCgcgtcctggggctgcagaagggcAGCTCCCCCGAGGAGATCAAGAAGGCCTATCG GAAGCTGGCGCTCAAGTACCACCCGGACAAGAACCCCGATGACCCGGAGGCCGCCGAGCGCTTCAAGGAGATCAACAGCGCCCACGCCACGCTGAGCGACCAGGAGAAGCGCCGGCTCTACGACCAGTACGGCTCGCTGGGGCTCTACGTGGCCGAGCAGTTCGGGGACGATGCCGTCAAGCACTATTTCCTCCTATCCAAGTGGTGGTTCCGG gccctggctctgtgctgcggtgccctcacctgctgctgctgctgctgctgctgctgcttctgctgcggGGTGTGCGGCCCGCCCAAGGAGGACGAGTCCTACAAGTACGTCGACCCCAAGGACCTGGAGGCGCAGATGCGCGCGGAGGACAGCG ATCCACCCATTGTGGCACAGCCCCCACCAGCCGGCCCGGAGCCCTTGCCGTCTGTCAGCGCCAGGACCGATGCCTGA
- the TRIM54 gene encoding tripartite motif-containing protein 54 isoform X2 — translation MNFAVGLKPLLAEARSMESLEKQLICPICLEMFTKPVVILPCQHNLCRKCANDVFQASNPLWQSRGSSAVPSGGRFRCPSCRHEVVLDRHGVYGLQRNLLVENIIDIYKQESARPLHAKAEQHLMCEEHEDERINIYCLRCEAPTCSLCKVFGAHKDCEVAPLPAVYQRQKSELSDGIAMLVAGNDRIQAIITQMEEICHTIEENGRRQKQHLGLRFDSLYSILEERKKELLQSIAREQEEKVQHVRGLIRQYGDHLEASSKLVESAIQAMEEPQMAVYLQHSKELLKKIMDMSKVSMSSRPEPGYENMDHFSINVDYVAEMLRTIEFQTEPLGEDDGDGPGDGSEAAGEEERLDSLEAPEAVEDVGPRQKPASSPHGQH, via the exons ATGAACTTCGCGGTGGGGCTGAAGCCGCTGCTGGCGGAGGCGCGGAGCATGGAGAGCCTGGAGAAGCAGCTCATCTGCCCCATCTGCCTGGAGATGTTCACCAAGCCCGTGGTCATCCTGCCCTGCCAGCACAACCTCTGCCGCAAGTGCGCCAACGACGTCTTCCAG GCCTCCAACCCGCTGTGGCAGTCGCGGGGCTCCAGCGCGGTCCCGTCGGGCGGCCGGTTCCGCTGCCCGTCGTGCCGCCACGAGGTGGTGCTGGACCGGCACGGCGTGTACGGGCTGCAGCGGAACCTGCTGGTGGAGAACATCATCGACATCTACAAGCAGGAGTCGGCCAG GCCCCTGCACGCCAAGGCGGAGCAGCACCTCATGTGCGAGGAGCACGAGGACGAGCGGATCAACATCTACTGCCTGCGCTGCGAggcgcccacctgctccctctgCAAGGTCTTCGGGGCGCACAAGGACTGCGAGGTCGCGCCACTGCCCGCCGTCTACCAGCGTCAGAAG AGCGAGCTCAGTGATGGCATCGCCATGCTGGTGGCGGGGAACGACCGCATCCAGGCCATCATCACACAGATGGAGGAGATCTGCCACACCATCGAG GAGAACGGCCGGCGGCAGAAGCAGCACCTGGGGCTGCGCTTCGACTCGCTGTACAGCATCCTGGAGGAGCGGAagaaggagctgctgcagagcatcgcgcgggagcaggaggagaaggtgcagCACGTGCGGGGCCTCATCCGCCAGTACGGAGACCACCTGGAGGCCTCCTCCAAGCTGGTGGAGTCAGCCATCCAGGCCATGGAGGAGCCCCAGATGGCCGTGTACCTGcag CACTCCAAGGAGCTACTGAAGAA GATCATGGACATGTCCAAGGTGTCGATGAGCAGCCGCCCAGAGCCCGGCTACGAGAACATGGACCACTTCTCCATCAACGTGGACTATGTGGCTGAGATGCTGAGGACCATCGAGTTCCAGACAG AGCCGCTGGGTGAGGACGACGGGGACGGACCCGGGGACGGCAGCGAGGCCGCAGGGGAGGAGGAGcggctggacagcctggaggcgCCCGAAGCCGTGGAAG ATGTGGGGCCGAGGCAGAAGCCAGCGAGCTCCCCCCATG